One region of Chryseobacterium muglaense genomic DNA includes:
- the tnpA gene encoding IS200/IS605 family transposase: MANTYSQIFIQLIFAVKGREKQIREEFRERLEKYITGIIQNNHQKLLAIYANPDHIHILIGYNDLNILIPNLVRDIKSNSSKLINEENWFPGKFHWQEGYGAFSYSKSQIDSVVKYILNQKKHHEKQSFKEEYIEFLTKFEIDYKNEYVFEFYDD, encoded by the coding sequence ATGGCGAATACCTATTCACAAATTTTCATTCAGCTAATTTTTGCAGTAAAAGGCAGAGAGAAACAAATTCGTGAAGAGTTTCGGGAGCGTTTGGAAAAATATATTACAGGAATTATCCAGAATAATCATCAAAAGCTTTTAGCGATTTATGCAAATCCGGATCATATCCATATTTTAATTGGTTATAATGATTTGAATATTCTTATTCCTAATCTTGTGAGAGATATTAAATCTAATTCTTCGAAACTCATTAATGAAGAAAATTGGTTTCCAGGAAAATTTCATTGGCAGGAAGGTTATGGTGCATTTTCCTATTCAAAAAGCCAAATTGATTCTGTAGTGAAGTATATTTTGAATCAGAAAAAGCATCACGAAAAGCAATCTTTTAAAGAAGAATATATTGAGTTTTTGACAAAATTTGAAATTGATTATAAAAATGAATACGTTTTTGAATTTTATGATGATTAA
- a CDS encoding OsmC family protein produces MKITLNRINDDFLFECTNAQGNSILLDNTSQPGAKGVSPMESVLMAVAGCSGIDVVSILKKQRQEITGFKAEVEGERIPVDDAKPFKSITVKFFLEGNIDPKKALKASELSFEKYCSVSKTLEPNVEVKFEVFVNGEQV; encoded by the coding sequence ATGAAAATAACACTTAACCGAATTAACGACGATTTTTTATTTGAATGTACCAATGCTCAGGGAAATTCAATTTTATTAGATAATACCTCTCAACCAGGTGCAAAAGGTGTTTCACCAATGGAAAGTGTCTTAATGGCAGTTGCAGGTTGCAGCGGAATTGATGTAGTTTCTATTTTGAAGAAACAGAGACAGGAAATTACGGGCTTCAAAGCTGAAGTAGAAGGCGAAAGAATTCCTGTAGACGATGCAAAACCATTCAAATCAATTACGGTAAAGTTTTTTTTGGAAGGAAATATCGATCCTAAAAAAGCTCTGAAAGCATCAGAATTATCGTTCGAAAAATACTGTTCAGTTTCAAAAACTTTAGAACCGAATGTAGAAGTCAAGTTCGAAGTTTTCGTAAACGGAGAACAAGTTTAA
- a CDS encoding AAA family ATPase has product MENYNDQNLENQNSINLNKEQKDQGEFQSRIDMIELRESLHKVKTEIAKVIVGQENMVEHLLAALLSNGHVLIEGVPGVAKTITAKLLAKTIDVDFSRIQFTPDLMPSDILGTSIFSMKNSEFEFKKGPIFSSFILIDEINRSPAKTQAALFEVMEEKQITIDGTRYEMDEPFLVIATQNPIEHEGTYRLPEAQLDRFLFKINVGYPNLEQEIAIIKNQHDNRLVDKTEAVNKVITAQQLNNYQKLVKEIIVESQLIEYIAKIIINTRENQFLYLGASPRASLALLTASKAFAALRGRDFVTPEDIKEASYAVLRHRVIVSPEREMEGLTADEIIRQILEGIEIPR; this is encoded by the coding sequence ATGGAAAATTATAATGATCAGAATTTAGAAAATCAAAATTCTATCAATTTAAATAAAGAACAAAAAGATCAGGGCGAATTTCAATCAAGAATTGATATGATTGAGCTTCGTGAAAGCTTACATAAAGTAAAAACTGAGATTGCAAAAGTAATCGTTGGGCAAGAAAATATGGTCGAACATCTTTTGGCAGCTTTACTTTCCAACGGGCACGTTTTGATTGAAGGAGTTCCGGGAGTTGCAAAAACTATTACGGCAAAATTATTGGCAAAAACGATTGATGTAGATTTCAGCAGAATACAGTTTACACCGGATTTAATGCCTTCAGATATTTTAGGAACCTCAATTTTCAGTATGAAAAATTCTGAATTTGAGTTTAAAAAAGGGCCTATTTTCTCAAGCTTTATCCTGATTGATGAGATCAACCGTTCTCCGGCAAAAACGCAGGCAGCTTTGTTTGAAGTAATGGAAGAAAAACAAATCACAATTGACGGAACCCGTTACGAAATGGATGAGCCTTTTCTTGTAATCGCTACCCAAAATCCAATCGAGCACGAAGGAACGTATAGACTTCCTGAAGCGCAACTTGACCGATTTTTATTTAAGATCAATGTAGGTTATCCGAATCTTGAACAGGAAATTGCGATTATCAAAAATCAGCATGATAACAGATTGGTAGATAAGACTGAAGCGGTAAACAAAGTGATTACAGCACAACAGCTCAATAATTACCAGAAATTAGTAAAAGAAATTATCGTTGAGTCTCAATTGATTGAGTATATCGCTAAAATTATCATCAATACAAGAGAAAATCAGTTTTTATATTTAGGAGCTTCACCAAGAGCAAGTTTGGCATTATTAACGGCGTCAAAAGCTTTTGCAGCTTTGCGAGGCAGAGATTTTGTAACACCTGAAGATATAAAAGAAGCGAGTTATGCAGTATTAAGACACAGAGTAATTGTTTCGCCAGAAAGAGAAATGGAAGGCTTAACTGCTGATGAAATCATCAGACAAATTTTAGAGGGAATAGAGATTCCGAGGTAG
- a CDS encoding DUF58 domain-containing protein, translating to MKNLYINTRFFFALICVGMLYVLAFFFPFFMILGHGLLLLIFLTAFVDYLLVFRQKDAVLAQRVLPEKLSNGDENAVKIDIKNNYSFKINVKVIDEIPFQFQKRDFLIRKEIQSGKNILFQYFLEPKERGEYNFGALNVYASSPIGFISKRFVFQKDTSLASYPSFIHLRKYELMALQNEFLLGGIKKIRKLGHTMEFEQIKEYVPGDDVRTINWKATSKTNRLMVNQFQDEKSQRIFMLIDKGRTMKMPFNGLSLLDYSINATMALSHIILKKGDRAGMMTFSKKAENKVAAENKSGQLRKISEALYNIKTDFFESDFNRLYQDVKYSINQRSLVLLFTNFETLDGLNRQMKYLRGIAKNHLLVVVFFKNTEIQKLIHTHPESMQGIYDEIIAEKFEFEKKLIIQELRKYGIYSVYTLPENLNVDVINKYLEIKARGIL from the coding sequence TTGAAAAACCTATACATCAATACCCGCTTTTTTTTCGCACTCATCTGTGTAGGAATGCTCTATGTTTTGGCATTTTTCTTTCCGTTTTTTATGATTTTGGGTCATGGACTTTTGTTACTGATTTTCCTTACGGCTTTTGTTGATTATTTGCTTGTTTTCAGACAAAAAGATGCTGTTTTAGCACAAAGAGTTTTACCTGAAAAACTGTCAAATGGTGACGAAAACGCTGTAAAAATTGATATTAAAAATAATTACAGTTTTAAAATTAATGTAAAGGTGATTGATGAAATTCCTTTTCAATTTCAGAAGAGAGATTTTTTGATAAGAAAGGAAATTCAGTCAGGAAAAAATATATTATTTCAATATTTTTTAGAACCAAAAGAACGTGGGGAATATAATTTCGGAGCTTTAAATGTTTATGCTTCGTCACCGATTGGTTTCATTTCAAAAAGATTTGTATTTCAGAAAGATACTTCCTTAGCTTCTTATCCGTCATTTATTCATTTAAGAAAATATGAGTTGATGGCGCTTCAGAACGAATTTCTATTAGGTGGAATCAAGAAAATCAGAAAACTGGGACACACGATGGAATTTGAGCAGATCAAAGAATATGTTCCCGGAGATGATGTAAGAACGATTAACTGGAAAGCAACCTCAAAGACCAATCGTTTGATGGTAAATCAGTTTCAGGACGAAAAATCGCAACGTATTTTTATGTTGATAGATAAAGGAAGAACGATGAAAATGCCTTTTAATGGCTTAAGTCTACTTGATTATTCGATCAATGCAACGATGGCACTTTCTCATATTATTTTGAAAAAAGGCGACCGTGCGGGAATGATGACTTTTTCTAAGAAAGCCGAAAATAAAGTTGCTGCCGAAAATAAATCTGGTCAGTTAAGAAAAATTTCAGAAGCTCTTTACAATATAAAAACCGATTTTTTTGAAAGCGATTTCAACAGATTGTATCAGGATGTAAAATACTCAATTAATCAGAGAAGTTTGGTTTTACTTTTTACTAATTTTGAAACTTTGGATGGTCTAAACAGGCAGATGAAATACCTTAGAGGAATTGCCAAAAATCATTTGCTGGTCGTAGTTTTCTTTAAAAATACTGAAATTCAAAAATTAATTCATACCCATCCTGAAAGTATGCAGGGGATTTATGACGAAATCATTGCCGAAAAATTTGAATTTGAAAAAAAACTCATCATTCAGGAATTAAGAAAATACGGAATTTATTCTGTGTATACACTTCCAGAAAACCTGAATGTCGATGTCATTAATAAATATCTCGAGATAAAAGCAAGAGGAATTTTGTAA
- a CDS encoding four helix bundle protein: protein MANFKELLVWQKSINFVTEIYELTNGFPKSEMYGLTSQIRRASISIPSNIAEGNSRRSVADYLQFLKISRGSSAEVETQLIIAQNLKFLNEEHYLKLNQDIIEISKMLNGLINSLK, encoded by the coding sequence ATGGCAAATTTTAAAGAGCTTTTAGTTTGGCAAAAATCGATAAATTTTGTAACAGAAATTTATGAATTGACAAATGGTTTTCCTAAAAGTGAAATGTACGGATTGACGTCTCAAATCAGAAGAGCTTCAATTTCAATTCCTTCAAATATTGCCGAAGGAAACTCACGAAGAAGCGTTGCTGATTATTTACAATTTCTAAAAATATCAAGAGGAAGTTCTGCAGAAGTTGAAACACAATTAATTATTGCCCAAAATCTTAAATTTTTAAACGAAGAACATTATTTAAAATTAAATCAGGACATTATTGAAATTTCAAAAATGCTAAACGGGCTCATCAATTCATTAAAATAA
- a CDS encoding T9SS type A sorting domain-containing protein: MKRKLQSVFLMASIAMSFNQIKAQEYQAIPIQSGFNADVIANGVGTALSSTNNDVDGVSYAFVSRDFQLTSTGTALTYGLPINRIINTAVASTNGLSYQLADYSGNNSLRLTSTTTSGTLTFATPTPAINLYMLATGGSGATTVDAVVNFSDTTTQAFTGISISDWYSGSNYAIQGIGRINLNNNNLESGNGTNPRLYQIPLAISTANQSKNITSVTITKMGTGGLPNIFAFSADVYNSCQPPTNITSVTTPTSATLSWVAPSSAPSSGYEYYYSTSPTAPTATTPPTGSVAAGVTSALLNSLTTGQTYYFWVRSNCGSAKGFWKMKEFIPGQVSATFTSNDINTAFVSNEPTVSSTSSCSGTLSLTIPSGYKIASTKVNYTMTAQAGAYMSEQKSLLICTTNNSTESTISSASGSSGGTFTYERTGLNLANNLVGTVDFQLHAWRTWGNEGLGCDASYNKVNNGTWTVTVTLAPLNLSINEAKAEKKNLISPNPFSQAINIKNSEKVKQVVVTDVSGRNIKSINNPSSSIYLGDLKSGLYILNMTMTDGTVENVKIIKK; encoded by the coding sequence ATGAAAAGAAAACTACAATCTGTTTTTTTGATGGCTTCAATTGCAATGTCCTTTAATCAAATAAAAGCACAAGAATATCAAGCAATACCTATACAAAGTGGATTTAATGCTGATGTGATTGCAAATGGTGTGGGAACCGCTTTAAGCTCTACCAACAACGACGTAGATGGTGTAAGCTATGCGTTTGTATCAAGAGATTTTCAATTAACATCAACAGGTACAGCACTTACATACGGTTTACCCATCAATAGAATCATCAACACTGCTGTAGCTTCTACTAATGGATTAAGTTATCAACTGGCTGATTACAGCGGAAATAATTCTCTTCGCCTTACCAGCACAACAACTTCCGGAACCCTTACTTTTGCAACTCCTACGCCCGCAATTAATTTATATATGCTTGCAACCGGAGGAAGTGGAGCAACAACTGTAGACGCGGTGGTTAATTTTTCAGATACTACAACCCAAGCATTTACCGGAATAAGTATTTCAGATTGGTATAGTGGAAGTAATTACGCAATACAAGGGATAGGGCGTATTAACCTCAACAACAACAATCTAGAATCAGGAAATGGAACCAATCCCAGATTATATCAAATTCCTTTAGCAATCAGCACAGCAAACCAATCAAAAAATATTACAAGTGTAACGATAACAAAAATGGGTACAGGAGGATTGCCAAATATTTTTGCTTTTTCGGCAGATGTATACAATTCTTGTCAACCGCCTACAAATATAACTTCTGTAACAACTCCTACCAGTGCCACATTGAGTTGGGTAGCGCCATCAAGTGCTCCTTCATCAGGATATGAGTATTACTACTCTACTTCTCCAACGGCACCTACCGCTACGACACCCCCTACTGGTTCTGTAGCTGCAGGAGTAACCTCAGCTCTTTTAAACAGCTTAACAACAGGACAAACATATTATTTCTGGGTAAGATCCAACTGTGGTTCTGCAAAAGGATTCTGGAAAATGAAAGAATTTATTCCCGGACAAGTTTCTGCTACGTTTACATCTAACGACATCAACACCGCATTTGTAAGTAACGAACCCACAGTATCTTCTACATCAAGTTGCTCTGGAACATTATCTTTAACGATTCCTAGTGGTTATAAAATTGCTTCCACAAAAGTTAATTACACAATGACCGCTCAAGCAGGTGCTTATATGTCTGAGCAAAAAAGTTTATTGATATGCACTACAAACAATAGTACAGAATCTACAATATCATCTGCTTCAGGTTCATCGGGAGGCACTTTCACTTACGAAAGAACAGGTCTGAATTTAGCCAATAATCTTGTAGGAACAGTAGATTTCCAATTACACGCATGGAGAACTTGGGGTAATGAAGGTTTAGGATGTGATGCCTCTTATAATAAAGTTAATAATGGTACTTGGACTGTAACAGTTACTTTAGCACCTCTTAATCTATCAATAAATGAAGCAAAAGCAGAAAAGAAGAATCTAATCTCACCCAATCCTTTCAGCCAAGCTATCAACATTAAAAACTCTGAAAAGGTGAAACAAGTTGTTGTAACAGATGTTTCTGGAAGAAATATAAAATCTATCAACAATCCATCATCTTCAATTTATTTAGGAGATTTAAAATCAGGACTTTATATTTTAAATATGACAATGACAGATGGCACAGTCGAAAATGTGAAAATCATTAAAAAATAA
- a CDS encoding DUF4350 domain-containing protein — protein MNKTFKIYAVIFIIIMVILALFEVNKKEVTDWRKNFDVNKKSPFGLFVFNKEAKDLFKNNLTKIDVAPYDYYTEKEKKPHNILIVESEIDQESWSKILDEVSKGSDAMIIANRLPKNISDTIGFYGSKISYEDQNVLKLTDKKYQNDFIKLDKFPSGRGFSYIKPNVQVLGKTVEENNDDQANFIKTPFGKGTIYVHCEPLFLTNYYLLQSGNVKYAQSVFSYLNDRETLWFVESNTKESSSLLRFILSNPALKYAWWVFLGGLILFIFFNVKRKQRIVPIIEPFKNTSAEFVKSIGNLYMQEGDFHDMMAKKAQYFLNKVRIDLLIDTQNLDDEFAKKLQLKTGKSVEMVNEVIILIKKAQDPYASVMKEDLARINSLLDEILK, from the coding sequence ATGAATAAAACGTTCAAAATATATGCTGTTATTTTCATCATTATCATGGTGATTTTGGCATTGTTTGAAGTGAATAAAAAGGAAGTTACAGACTGGCGGAAAAATTTTGATGTCAACAAAAAATCTCCTTTCGGGCTCTTTGTTTTTAATAAAGAAGCAAAAGATTTATTTAAAAATAATCTCACAAAAATTGATGTTGCACCTTACGATTACTATACCGAAAAAGAAAAAAAACCACATAATATTCTCATCGTAGAAAGCGAAATTGATCAGGAATCATGGTCGAAGATTTTAGATGAGGTTTCTAAAGGTTCTGATGCGATGATTATTGCCAACCGACTTCCGAAAAATATTTCAGATACAATTGGATTTTATGGTTCTAAAATTTCTTATGAAGACCAAAATGTTCTGAAACTGACCGACAAAAAATATCAGAATGATTTTATTAAATTAGATAAATTCCCATCGGGAAGAGGTTTTTCTTACATTAAACCTAATGTTCAGGTTTTAGGAAAAACAGTTGAAGAAAATAATGATGATCAGGCAAATTTCATTAAAACACCATTTGGAAAAGGAACAATTTATGTGCATTGTGAGCCACTTTTTTTAACGAATTATTATCTTTTACAATCAGGAAACGTAAAATATGCACAAAGTGTTTTTTCATATCTAAATGACAGAGAAACGTTATGGTTTGTAGAAAGTAATACAAAAGAATCGAGTTCATTATTACGTTTTATTCTTTCTAATCCAGCTTTGAAATATGCGTGGTGGGTGTTTTTAGGAGGATTGATTTTATTTATATTCTTTAATGTAAAAAGAAAACAGCGAATCGTTCCAATCATTGAACCATTCAAAAATACTTCCGCAGAATTTGTAAAAAGTATAGGAAATCTTTATATGCAGGAAGGCGACTTCCATGATATGATGGCTAAAAAAGCACAGTATTTTTTAAATAAGGTAAGAATTGATCTTTTAATTGATACACAAAATTTAGATGATGAATTTGCGAAAAAGCTCCAGCTAAAAACCGGAAAGTCTGTAGAAATGGTTAATGAAGTAATTATTCTTATTAAAAAAGCACAAGATCCTTATGCAAGTGTAATGAAAGAAGATTTAGCAAGAATAAACAGTCTTTTGGATGAGATTTTGAAATAA